A genomic window from Pyricularia oryzae 70-15 chromosome 7, whole genome shotgun sequence includes:
- a CDS encoding aspartyl-tRNA synthetase has translation MSEQQATESKPTEAPAAGAAPAAGEEGPSKSALKKAAAAAKKAEAKAKKAAEVAMREAQAKAAAGGGEDLAKDNYGAAAPAERLTSPEITLPELGEAQVDKTVHLFAFMQNSRMQGAKMAFVELREKGTWAIQGIVAASAEGKPVSKQMVKWVGSLSVEAWVLVEGVVKKAPEPVKSVRVSGYELHISRFYCISPGPQQLGLTLAAANNGFSNEDAAPEEGPVVTASLNTHLDYFVISKRSAVRSAVADVRETTKELFRSYLKERGFHEFESPCIIEAASEGGANVFSADYFDKKVFLAQSPQFYKQYEIAGGRQRVFCIGPVFRAENSNTPRHMTEFTGLDMEMVIKWHYHEVRDMLEGVFLHIFRELKKQCAEQIETVRSVFPAEDFALPEPGKEVRLTFAEGQKLLREEGPEEFRNVSDFEDMSTPQEKALGEIIRRKFGTDFYVLDKFPESARPFYTCEDPENRELTNAYDFFMRGQEIMSGGQRIHKPEEIEARMRRKGLDPNSKGLKGYVNTFRQAGVPPHGGGGIGLDRVVQFFLNLSTVQYAAFYPRTPNRVRDGVSEDEPAPAPAVES, from the exons ATGTCTGAGCAACAGGCAACCGAATCGAAGCCCACCGAGGCACCTGCTGCCGGTGCGGCACCTGCGGCCGGCGAGGAGGGACCATCCAAGAGCGCCCTGAAgaaggcagcggcagcagccaagAAGGCCGAGGCAAAGGCAAAGAAGGCGGCCGAGGTCGCCATGCGAGAGGCCCAAGCCAAGGCTgcagcgggcggcggcgaggaccTGGCCAAGGACAACTACGGCGCTGCGGCACCCGCAGAGCGATTGACCAGCCCCGAGATCACACTGCCGGAGCTGGGCGAGGCTCAGGTCGACAAGACCGTGCACCTCTTTGCGTTTATGCAGAACTCGCGCATGCAAGGCGCCAAGATGGCGTTTGTGGAACTGCGCGAGAAGGGCACGTGGGCGATCCAGGGTATTGTTGCGGCGTCGGCAGAGGGCAAGCCCGTCAGCAAGCAGATGGTCAAGTGGGTCGGTTCCTTGTCGGTCGAGGCCTGGGTACTCGTCGAGGGTGTGGTCAAGAAGGCGCCTGAGCCGGTCAAGAGCGTCCGGGTCAGCGGGTACGAGCTGCACATCTCGCGCTTCTACTGCATCAGCCCCGGCCCGCAGCAGTTGGGTCTGACCCTGGCGGCCGCCAACAATGGCTTCTCGAACGAGGATGCCGCCCCCGAGGAGGGCCCTGTCGTCACGGCAAGCTTGAACACCCACCTGGACTACTTTGTCATCAGCAAGCGGTCGGCTGTGCGTAGCGCAGTTGCCGACGTACGAGAGACGACCAAGGAGCTGTTCCGATCGTATCTAAAGGAGCGCGGCTTCCACGAGTTTGAGAGCCCTTGTATTATCGAGGCTGCCAGTGAGGGCGGTGCCAACGTCTTCTCGGCCGACTACTTTGACAAGAAGGTGTTCCTAGCACAGTCGCCCCAGTTCTACAAGCAGTACGAGATCGCAGGTGGCAGGCAGCGTGTTTTCTGTATCGGACCTGTGTTCAGGGCGGAGAACAGCAACACCCCCAGGCACATGACGGAA TTCACCGGTCTTGATATGGAAATGGTTATCAAGTGGCACTACCACGAGGTGCGCGACATGCTCGAGGGCGTATTCCTGCACATCTTCCGCGAGCTGAAGAAGCAGTGTGCCGAGCAAATCGAAACTGTCCGGTCCGTTTTCCCGGCCGAGGACTTTGCCCTGCCGGAGCCGGGCAAAGAGGTGCGCCTCACATTTGCTGAGGGTCAGAAGCTGTTGCGCGAGGAGGGACCGGAGGAGTTCCGCAACGTTAGCGACTTCGAGGACATGAGCACACCACAGGAGAAGGCTCTTGGCGAGATCATCCGCCGCAAGTTTGGCACCGACTTTTACGTGCTCGACAAGTTCCCCGAGAGCGCCAGGCCGTTTTACACCTGCGAGGACCCAGAGAACCGCGAGCTGACCAACGCGTACGACTTTTTCATGCGTGGACAGGAGATCATGTCCGGCGGACAGCGTATCCACAAGCCAGAGGAGATCGAGGCGCGCATGAGGAGGAAGGGTCTCGACCCCAACTCCAAGGGCCTGAAGGGCTACGTCAACACATTCCGCCAGGCTGGTGTGCCGCCgcacggtggtggtggtattGGTCTCGACCGTGTGGTGCAGTTCTTCCTCAACCTTTCCACCGTACAGTACGCCGCCTTTTACCCAAGGACACCGAACCGGGTGCGCGATGGGGTTTCGGAGGACGAGCCCGCTCCGGCTCCGGCGGTCGAGTCTTGA
- a CDS encoding 40S ribosomal protein S27 encodes MVLAVDLLNPSPAAEAKKHKLKTLVPAPRSFFMDVKCPGCFTITTVFSHAQTVVICQGCTTVLCQPTGGKARLTEGCSFRRK; translated from the exons ATG GTTCTCGCCGTTGACCTTCTCAACCCCAGCCCTGCTGCtgaggccaagaagcacaAGCTCAAG ACCCTCGTCCCCGCCCCGAGGTCCTTCTTCATGGACGTCAAGTGCCCGGGCTGCTTCACCATCACCACCGTTTTCTCGCACGCCCAGACCGTCGTCATCTGCCAGGGCTGCACGACCGTCCTTTGCCAACCGACCGGTGGAAAGGCCCGCCTGACCGAGGGCTGCTCGTTCCGGAGAAAGTAG
- a CDS encoding phosducin family protein codes for MAAPFDQRIAVPIDDPNADTEWNEILRKHKIIPEKEPDPNPMIEEAILAARQIAHENRLEGKDIDELKELEDEEDEAFMEHYLQKRMQELKALSQKAVHGSVYPISKPEYQREVTDASSDNKTVMINLVSSLGGNVESRVLSDLWRQAAKEYGDIKFCEMRADQAIEGYPDKNCPTILVYRNGDIVKQIVTLMTVGGPRMSMLDLDKILVEVGAVPDTDMRVLQRRRRAEDAEEERLAAGERNIKSSRPTVNDDDDDWD; via the exons ATGGCGGCGCCCTTTGACCAGAGGATAGCTGTGCCTATCGACGACCCCAATGCTGATACGGAATG GAATGAAATCTTAAGAAAACATAAAATCATTCCGGAAAAGGAGCCCGACCCAAACCCTATGATCGAGGAAGCAATCCTGGCAGCTAGACAAATTGCTCATGAGAATCGCCTTGAAGGCAAGGACATCGACGAGCTAAAGGAActggaggatgaggaggacgagGCGTTCATGGAGCACTACTTGCAGAAGCGGATGCAGGAGCTCAAGGCCCTGTCGCAAAAGGCCGTACACGGCAGCGTCTACCCGATATCGAAGCCCGAATACCAAAGAGAGGTGACCGATGCATCCAGCGACAACAAAACGGTCATGATCAACCTAGTGTCGTCGCTCGGAGGGAACGTCGAGTCGCGTGTGCTATCTGATCTGTGGAGGCAGGCTGCCAAGGAATACGGAGACATCAAGTTCTGCGAGATGCGGGCGGACCAGGCAATCGAGGGGTATCCGGACAAGAACTGCCCGACGATACTAGTCTACCGAAACGGTGACATAGTAAAACAGATTGTGACGCTCATGACAGTCGGCGGACCACGTATGAGCATGCTCGATCTGGACAAAATACTGGTCGAGGTTGGGGCGGTTCCGGACACAGACATGCGCGTTCTCCAGAGGCGGCGACGTGCAGAGGACGCGGAGGAGGAAAGGTTAGCTGCCGGCGAGAGAAACATCAAAAGCTCCAGGCCGACGGtcaacgacgacgatgatgattgGGACTGA